The Cervus canadensis isolate Bull #8, Minnesota chromosome X, ASM1932006v1, whole genome shotgun sequence genome contains a region encoding:
- the LOC122434300 gene encoding odorant-binding protein-like, translating to MKVLLFSLVLGLLVASQGEAQTDNSQFTGRWISHYNAADNVETITEGGAFHTFMRYIEFDEENGTILFHFYVKENGECIEKYVSGTKEEDFYALDYAGNTEFRLVSADNNALIAHDINVDEHGKKTEVVQLFGSGDSVNSENIEKFNNAVREKGIPEENIRNIIDNDTCPEE from the exons ATGAAGGTTCTGCTCTTCAGTCTTGTCCTTGGTCTGCTTGTGGCCAGTCAAGGTGAAGCTCAGACAGACAACTCACAG TTCACAGGAAGATGGATATCTCATTACAATGCCGCTGATAACGTAGAGACGATCACCGAGGGCGGGGCATTCCACACTTTCATGCGTTACATTGAGTTTGATGAAGAAAATGGCACAATACTGTTCCACTTTTATGTCAA ggaGAATGGAGAATGCATAGAAAAATATGTCTCAGGCACAAAGGAAGAAGACTTTTATGCTCTTGACT ACGCGGGTAACACTGAATTTCGACTTGTTAGTGCAGACAACAATGCTCTCATAGCTCATGATATCAATGTGGATGAACATGGCAAGAAGACAGAAGTggtgcaattgtttg GTTCAGGAGATAGTGTTAACTCGGAAAACATAGAGAAGTTCAACAATGCAGTGAGAGAAAAAGGGATTCCAGAAGAAAATATCCGGAATATCATCGATAATG ATACCTGTCCAGAGGAGTGA